A genomic region of Spirochaetota bacterium contains the following coding sequences:
- a CDS encoding FecR domain-containing protein, whose amino-acid sequence MKRLACVAFVLLLAAGLCCKKEQKVEREGIVNFITGTVSIVDGGKKAPARVGDTVKKGMKIETGDKSSIDIYFDENAIKIMENSVVEITELVVNTQDESEKTQVRITNGKVFSKVAKKLARNDQFQVSTPTTTAGVRGTEFLVTEDKGKGLVACLNGTVVVKNEASPAKGTVEVADNKEVTVEKDKDMVVKDLSAENRRLMEDISRNFQDMKKDIRERFEKKREEIRKAVQDQRQKNKESVERQKAIDKENVENQKARDKENVDRLKVISDKTGSEAKEGVSRQQEESRSKIEGVKPEIKKFKGSVK is encoded by the coding sequence ATGAAACGACTGGCATGCGTGGCTTTTGTATTGCTCCTGGCGGCGGGACTCTGCTGCAAGAAAGAACAGAAGGTCGAGCGTGAGGGTATCGTGAATTTCATCACCGGCACGGTCTCGATCGTTGACGGCGGGAAAAAGGCGCCGGCCAGGGTGGGCGACACGGTGAAGAAAGGCATGAAAATCGAAACAGGCGATAAATCATCCATCGATATATATTTTGATGAGAATGCCATTAAGATAATGGAAAACAGCGTTGTCGAGATTACCGAACTTGTCGTTAACACGCAGGATGAATCGGAGAAAACGCAGGTCCGCATAACCAATGGAAAGGTCTTTTCCAAGGTGGCGAAGAAGCTCGCCAGAAACGACCAGTTCCAGGTCAGCACTCCCACGACAACGGCGGGCGTGCGCGGCACCGAGTTCCTGGTTACGGAGGATAAGGGAAAGGGCCTGGTAGCTTGCCTGAACGGGACCGTTGTCGTTAAGAACGAGGCTTCGCCTGCCAAGGGAACGGTTGAGGTGGCTGATAATAAAGAGGTAACCGTCGAGAAAGACAAGGACATGGTCGTCAAGGACCTGTCAGCGGAAAACCGGAGGCTCATGGAGGATATCTCCAGGAACTTCCAGGATATGAAGAAGGATATCCGCGAGCGCTTTGAAAAGAAGCGCGAGGAGATCCGGAAAGCCGTGCAGGACCAGCGCCAGAAGAATAAAGAATCTGTGGAGCGGCAAAAGGCGATAGACAAGGAAAACGTTGAAAATCAGAAGGCCCGCGACAAGGAAAACGTGGATCGGCTGAAGGTCATCTCCGATAAAACCGGGTCCGAGGCGAAGGAAGGGGTCAGCCGGCAGCAGGAAGAGTCCCGGAGTAAGATCGAGGGCGTGAAGCCCGAGATCAAGAAGTTCAAGGGATCGGTGAAATAA
- a CDS encoding ABC transporter ATP-binding protein, translating to MSIISISNLVKDYESNGLTVRALRGVECSVESGEFTAIAGPSGSGKTTLLNIIGGLDLPTSGGVTVAGSDLTAMSARELSDMRLLRIGFIFQAYNLIPVLTAIENVEYILLLQGVGREERRGRAARVLDDVGLSGEMNRLPRELSGGQQQRVAVARAIVSEPAIVLADEPTANLDQKTGAGLLDLMHGLNREKGITFIFSTHDRMVMERAERLVSITDGTITSDVRKKGKRR from the coding sequence ATGAGCATAATATCAATATCAAACCTTGTAAAGGACTACGAATCTAACGGACTTACGGTCCGCGCTCTCCGGGGCGTGGAGTGCTCCGTCGAGAGCGGTGAGTTCACGGCCATCGCCGGCCCGTCCGGATCCGGGAAGACGACCCTGCTGAATATCATCGGCGGCCTTGACTTGCCCACGAGCGGCGGGGTCACCGTGGCAGGGAGCGACCTGACGGCGATGTCGGCCCGGGAGCTTTCCGATATGAGGCTCCTCAGGATCGGCTTCATCTTCCAGGCCTACAACCTTATCCCGGTCCTAACGGCCATTGAGAACGTGGAGTACATACTGCTCCTCCAGGGCGTCGGCCGGGAGGAGCGCCGCGGCCGCGCCGCCCGGGTCCTCGATGATGTGGGCCTCTCCGGCGAGATGAACCGCCTGCCGCGGGAGCTCTCCGGCGGGCAGCAGCAGCGAGTGGCAGTGGCACGGGCCATCGTGTCAGAGCCGGCCATTGTTCTGGCGGACGAACCCACGGCGAACCTTGACCAGAAGACCGGCGCGGGCCTCCTTGACCTGATGCACGGCCTGAACCGGGAGAAGGGGATCACCTTCATCTTCTCGACCCATGACCGGATGGTGATGGAGCGTGCGGAGAGGCTGGTCAGCATCACCGACGGTACGATAACGTCAGATGTCCGAAAAAAGGGGAAGCGGAGATGA